Proteins encoded together in one Deinococcus aerolatus window:
- a CDS encoding [LysW]-aminoadipate kinase yields the protein MIVVKVGGSAGIDYDAVCSDLAARWKAGERLILVHGGSGETNRVAEALGHPPKFVTSPSGYTSRFTDRQTLEIFEMVYCGKINKGIVERLQRLGVNAVGLSGLDGRIFEGRHKDSVRAVENGKVKVLRGDHTGTVERVNTGLIELLLTAGYLPVLTPPASSYEGVAINVDGDRAAAALAVALKAEALLLLSNVPGLLREYPDEASLIRQIPAGNVEAYLEFAQDRMKKKVLGAAEAVAGGVQRVIFGDARAGQPITAALNGAGTVVS from the coding sequence ATGATTGTGGTTAAGGTGGGCGGCAGCGCCGGAATCGATTACGACGCGGTGTGCAGCGATCTGGCGGCGCGCTGGAAGGCAGGCGAACGTCTGATCCTGGTCCACGGCGGCAGCGGTGAGACCAACCGCGTGGCCGAGGCCCTGGGCCACCCGCCCAAGTTCGTGACCAGTCCCAGCGGCTACACCAGCCGCTTCACGGACCGCCAGACCCTTGAAATCTTCGAGATGGTGTACTGCGGCAAGATCAACAAGGGCATCGTCGAGCGGCTACAGCGCCTGGGCGTCAACGCGGTGGGCCTGTCGGGGCTGGACGGACGCATCTTTGAGGGCCGCCACAAGGACAGCGTGCGGGCGGTGGAAAACGGCAAGGTCAAGGTGCTGCGCGGCGACCACACCGGAACGGTGGAGCGGGTCAACACCGGGCTGATCGAGCTGCTGCTCACGGCCGGATACCTGCCGGTGCTCACGCCCCCCGCCAGCAGCTACGAGGGCGTGGCAATCAACGTGGACGGGGACCGCGCCGCCGCCGCGCTGGCCGTGGCCCTGAAGGCCGAGGCGCTGCTGCTGCTGTCCAACGTGCCGGGGCTGCTGCGTGAGTACCCGGACGAAGCCAGCCTGATCCGCCAGATTCCGGCGGGCAACGTGGAAGCGTACCTGGAATTCGCCCAGGACCGCATGAAGAAGAAGGTGCTGGGTGCGGCGGAGGCGGTGGCGGGCGGCGTGCAGCGCGTGATCTTCGGCGACGCCCGCGCCGGGCAGCCCATCACGGCGGCGCTGAACGGGGCCGGGACGGTGGTGTCGTGA
- a CDS encoding YbjQ family protein: MDPLLITTTNELEGYRVTRQLGVVRGLTVRSRSVLGNLGASLQTMLGGNITLYSELAEKARQEAFDLMVQHAQERGANAILAMRYDANEITDGVTEVLAYGTAAVVEPR, from the coding sequence ATGGACCCGTTGCTGATCACCACCACCAACGAACTCGAGGGGTACCGCGTGACCCGCCAGCTGGGCGTGGTGCGCGGCCTGACCGTGCGCTCGCGCAGCGTGCTGGGCAACCTCGGCGCGTCGCTGCAGACCATGCTGGGCGGCAACATCACCCTGTACAGCGAGCTGGCCGAGAAGGCCCGTCAGGAGGCGTTTGACCTGATGGTTCAGCACGCCCAGGAACGCGGGGCCAACGCCATTCTCGCCATGCGCTACGACGCCAATGAGATCACCGACGGCGTGACCGAGGTGCTGGCCTACGGCACGGCGGCGGTGGTGGAGCCGCGCTGA
- a CDS encoding S1C family serine protease: MKKNLSILALSGTLALGAFVGYGINDRSSALNASPATASQPAQGQMVQALATPPASPLAQSNTYNNGRARTESESNTVGVVKQRQGGLVYVSVTEDSSSSPQAQLRKRMQEQMPFGFPFGEGDSPLGDMGTPQPQTGTGSGFFVSSGGDIITNNHVVDGASEITIRVHGDKTEYKAKVIARAPDFDLALIRAEGLPRTLIQPIPLGDSAALDVGLKAIAMGAPFGLDFSVSEGIISSLERTAPVGMQGIKQSLIQTDAAINPGNSGGPLLNSAGEVIGVNTQILTGGAGQSAGVGFAIPVNTVKKLLPQLQAGKGGVVQPPRMGITFTDVSGLSAQQREAAGLPENGALVQSVVPGSPAANARLQAGSNERIKLTNPATGQTSSVSTDGDLITAIDGQPISDDNSLQSAVLGKSVGDSVQLTVQRGGETREVTVNLGDVTFPKAQQP, from the coding sequence ATGAAGAAGAACCTTTCTATTCTGGCCCTGTCGGGTACGCTGGCCCTCGGCGCGTTCGTGGGCTACGGCATCAATGACCGCTCTTCCGCCCTGAACGCCTCGCCTGCCACGGCGTCCCAGCCGGCCCAGGGCCAGATGGTGCAGGCGCTGGCCACCCCCCCTGCGTCGCCGCTGGCCCAGTCGAACACCTACAACAATGGCCGGGCGCGCACCGAGTCCGAGTCGAACACGGTTGGCGTGGTCAAGCAGCGCCAGGGCGGTCTGGTCTACGTCAGCGTGACCGAGGACAGCAGCAGCAGTCCGCAGGCCCAGCTGCGCAAGCGGATGCAGGAGCAGATGCCCTTCGGGTTCCCCTTTGGTGAGGGCGACAGTCCGCTGGGCGACATGGGTACGCCCCAGCCCCAGACCGGCACCGGCAGCGGTTTCTTCGTCTCCAGCGGGGGCGACATCATCACCAACAACCATGTGGTGGACGGGGCCAGCGAGATCACCATCCGCGTGCACGGCGACAAGACCGAGTACAAGGCGAAGGTGATTGCCCGCGCCCCCGACTTCGATCTGGCGCTGATCCGCGCCGAGGGGCTGCCCAGGACCCTGATTCAGCCGATTCCGCTGGGCGACAGCGCCGCACTGGACGTGGGCCTCAAGGCCATCGCCATGGGCGCGCCGTTCGGCCTGGATTTCAGCGTCTCGGAGGGCATCATCAGCAGCCTGGAGCGCACCGCCCCGGTGGGCATGCAGGGCATCAAGCAGAGCCTGATTCAGACCGACGCGGCCATCAATCCCGGCAACTCTGGTGGCCCGCTGCTGAACAGTGCGGGCGAGGTGATCGGCGTGAACACCCAGATCCTGACCGGCGGTGCGGGCCAGAGCGCGGGCGTGGGCTTTGCCATCCCGGTGAACACGGTCAAGAAACTGCTGCCCCAGCTGCAGGCGGGCAAGGGCGGCGTGGTGCAGCCGCCGCGCATGGGCATCACCTTCACCGACGTGAGCGGCCTGAGCGCCCAGCAGCGCGAGGCCGCCGGGTTGCCGGAAAACGGCGCGCTGGTGCAGAGCGTGGTGCCGGGCAGTCCTGCCGCCAACGCCAGGCTCCAGGCGGGCAGCAACGAGCGCATCAAGCTCACCAACCCCGCCACGGGCCAGACCTCATCGGTCTCCACCGACGGCGACCTGATCACGGCCATCGACGGCCAGCCGATCTCCGACGACAACAGCCTGCAGAGCGCCGTGCTGGGCAAGAGCGTGGGCGACAGCGTGCAGCTGACCGTTCAGCGCGGCGGTGAGACCCGCGAGGTCACGGTCAACCTGGGCGACGTCACCTTCCCCAAGGCGCAGCAGCCGTAA
- a CDS encoding S1 RNA-binding domain-containing protein: MVYHVSHAFPRRTSLVQLDSGAVAEGRVTRVTDFGAFIQFENGETGLVHISQIAHSFVRNIHDHVREGENIEVKVLGRDERGRLDLSIKELLEEPEEVPRPRAIGRQSPQFEAKLRSFMRDAKERTTTGGPKKPGGGGGKRKK; the protein is encoded by the coding sequence ATGGTGTACCATGTGAGCCATGCTTTCCCTAGGAGAACTTCTTTAGTGCAACTTGATTCTGGCGCGGTGGCCGAGGGCCGCGTAACCCGTGTGACCGATTTCGGCGCGTTTATCCAGTTCGAGAACGGCGAAACGGGCCTCGTTCACATCTCGCAGATTGCCCACTCGTTCGTGCGCAACATCCACGACCACGTGCGCGAGGGCGAGAACATCGAGGTCAAGGTGCTGGGCCGCGACGAGCGGGGCCGCCTGGACCTGTCGATCAAGGAGCTGCTCGAAGAGCCCGAGGAGGTGCCGCGCCCGCGCGCCATCGGGCGCCAGAGCCCGCAATTCGAGGCCAAGCTGCGCTCGTTCATGCGTGACGCCAAGGAACGCACGACCACCGGCGGCCCCAAGAAGCCGGGCGGCGGCGGCGGCAAGCGCAAGAAGTAA